From Zavarzinella sp., one genomic window encodes:
- a CDS encoding efflux RND transporter permease subunit, with protein MNPIQWALTRPITVVVFVAGMIAAGAFAVYRMKVDIFPALNLPVIYVCQPYGGMDPQQMEGFIANYYEYHFLYINGIHHVESKNVQGVSLMKLHFHPGTDMAQAMAETVGYVNRSRAFMPPGTVNPFIMRFDTGSVPVGFLVMSSDTKTIGQIQDQALFKVRPMFAAIEGVSAPPPFGGSQRTIVCRADPERLRSYGLSANDVVNALTKGNSIAPSGQIRIQERMPLVPTNALVLQPSELGTIEVKPGVFLRDVVKRDPVTGQPLIEDASDTATGYALVNGKRAVYILVTKRANASTLDVVNRVKANLPKMQAELPDDIKVSFEMDQSPYVTNAVRGVALEGLLAAGLVGLMVLVFLRDWRSVLVVVLNIPLAIAAALIGLWLCGHTINLMTLGGLALAVGILVDEATVAVENIHSQYQKQPTLALAVWHGVTETAIPRLLAMLCILAVFIPAFLMEGAARGLFLPLALAVAFAMIASYLLSSTFVPVIAIWLLKARPHQAESEGGQQFSGYSRWLERLKSLRTVLVPAFLVGAVLLALFFGRTIGTDIFPQVDAGQFQLRLRAPTGTRIEQTEAISQEALRYINEEVKAACGEVEISLGYVGVVHSAYPINGVYLWMGGPHESAIRIAIKDRSVSVEELKARLREKLPTHLQEWTAKKWIAEGVPAVEANDRASRLKLSFEPADIVNEVMSFGAQTPIEVQVSGSDVNANRAHAEKIRQEMAMIGSLKDLQFSQPLDYPTVEVKIDRERLANTGGTAEDVARAVTPFTSSSRFTVPNYWRDPKSGVSYQVQVEVPNALVNSVKDLELVPVLSHTDQNVLVRDIGKVQEGTMPGEVDRYNMKRIVTLTANFADSDLGAMASEVSKAIQAAGDPPKGVTVAVRGQVDPFNEIFSGILQGLIIAVVVIFLLLFGYFQSFRLALISMIPLPAILVGVLGLLLLTGSTINLQSFMGAIMAVGVGTANAILLVTFAERARMEGQSALEAGISGARGRVRAIIMTSAAMIAGMVPMALGIGEGGDQVAPLGRAVIGGLFFATLTTLFVLPAAFGMIMHGASRQSASLSPFDPASPRYYTATGISNQGGH; from the coding sequence ATGAACCCTATTCAGTGGGCACTGACCCGTCCGATCACTGTCGTCGTATTCGTTGCAGGGATGATCGCTGCGGGTGCGTTTGCTGTTTATCGGATGAAGGTGGATATTTTCCCCGCCTTAAATCTGCCAGTGATTTACGTTTGCCAGCCTTACGGAGGGATGGACCCCCAGCAGATGGAAGGGTTCATTGCCAATTATTACGAATACCACTTCCTGTACATCAACGGCATCCACCACGTGGAATCGAAAAATGTGCAGGGGGTATCGCTGATGAAGCTGCACTTCCACCCTGGCACCGATATGGCTCAGGCAATGGCCGAAACCGTGGGCTATGTCAACAGAAGTCGGGCATTTATGCCGCCTGGCACCGTCAATCCGTTTATTATGCGGTTTGATACCGGAAGCGTTCCGGTGGGCTTTCTGGTAATGTCCAGCGATACCAAAACAATTGGCCAGATTCAGGATCAGGCACTGTTCAAGGTGCGGCCGATGTTTGCCGCCATTGAAGGGGTTTCTGCACCCCCACCGTTTGGTGGCAGTCAACGCACCATTGTCTGCCGTGCGGACCCCGAACGACTCCGTTCGTATGGCTTGTCTGCCAATGATGTGGTCAATGCTCTGACCAAAGGCAATTCGATTGCACCATCAGGACAGATCCGGATACAGGAACGAATGCCCCTGGTGCCCACCAATGCGCTGGTGCTGCAACCTTCGGAATTAGGCACGATCGAAGTAAAGCCCGGGGTCTTTCTGCGTGACGTGGTGAAACGCGATCCGGTGACAGGTCAGCCACTGATTGAAGATGCCAGCGACACTGCCACAGGTTATGCGCTGGTGAATGGGAAGCGTGCGGTTTATATTCTGGTTACGAAGCGGGCCAATGCCTCCACCCTGGATGTAGTGAACCGCGTGAAAGCAAACCTGCCGAAAATGCAGGCAGAACTGCCAGACGATATCAAAGTCAGCTTTGAAATGGATCAGTCACCTTATGTGACCAATGCCGTCCGTGGGGTTGCCTTAGAAGGTTTGCTGGCAGCAGGTCTGGTGGGCCTGATGGTGCTGGTATTTCTGCGGGATTGGCGCAGTGTGCTGGTGGTGGTGTTGAACATTCCCCTGGCGATTGCTGCCGCACTGATTGGCCTGTGGCTGTGTGGCCACACGATCAACCTGATGACCCTGGGTGGGCTGGCACTGGCGGTGGGCATTCTGGTCGATGAAGCTACGGTGGCGGTGGAAAATATCCATTCGCAATACCAAAAACAGCCCACCTTGGCGTTAGCAGTGTGGCACGGAGTAACCGAAACGGCAATCCCGCGTTTACTGGCGATGTTGTGCATTCTGGCGGTGTTTATCCCCGCATTTCTGATGGAAGGTGCCGCACGTGGGCTGTTTTTGCCATTGGCACTGGCGGTGGCCTTCGCAATGATTGCCAGTTATCTGCTTTCGAGTACTTTTGTACCTGTCATCGCCATCTGGTTGCTGAAAGCCAGGCCCCATCAGGCCGAAAGCGAAGGTGGGCAGCAATTTTCAGGTTATTCCCGCTGGCTGGAACGGCTGAAATCACTCCGCACCGTATTGGTGCCTGCGTTTCTGGTGGGTGCGGTGCTGTTGGCGCTGTTCTTTGGTCGCACTATCGGCACCGATATTTTCCCCCAGGTGGATGCGGGACAGTTTCAACTGCGGTTGCGGGCACCCACCGGCACACGGATTGAACAAACCGAAGCAATTTCTCAGGAAGCCCTTCGCTACATCAATGAAGAAGTGAAGGCCGCCTGTGGGGAGGTTGAAATCTCGCTGGGTTACGTGGGCGTGGTGCATTCCGCCTATCCCATTAATGGTGTGTATCTCTGGATGGGTGGGCCGCACGAATCGGCAATCCGGATTGCGATTAAAGATCGTAGCGTATCGGTGGAAGAGCTGAAAGCCCGCCTGCGGGAAAAGCTCCCCACCCACCTGCAGGAGTGGACCGCAAAGAAATGGATTGCGGAAGGGGTGCCGGCTGTTGAAGCGAACGACCGGGCCAGTCGACTGAAATTGTCGTTTGAACCAGCAGATATTGTCAACGAAGTGATGAGCTTTGGTGCCCAGACACCAATCGAGGTGCAGGTATCAGGTTCCGATGTGAATGCGAATCGAGCCCACGCGGAAAAGATTCGGCAGGAAATGGCTATGATCGGCTCGTTAAAGGACTTACAGTTTTCTCAGCCACTGGATTACCCCACCGTTGAAGTGAAAATTGACCGCGAACGCCTCGCAAATACCGGTGGGACTGCCGAAGATGTGGCACGTGCGGTCACGCCGTTTACATCTTCCAGCCGCTTTACGGTGCCCAACTACTGGCGAGATCCCAAATCGGGCGTCAGTTATCAGGTGCAGGTGGAAGTGCCCAACGCACTGGTCAATTCGGTGAAAGATCTGGAACTGGTGCCTGTACTGTCCCACACCGATCAGAATGTGCTGGTGCGGGACATCGGCAAAGTGCAGGAAGGCACCATGCCTGGGGAAGTAGACCGATACAACATGAAACGGATTGTCACACTGACTGCCAATTTCGCCGATTCCGATCTGGGTGCGATGGCCAGTGAAGTGAGCAAGGCAATTCAGGCAGCAGGTGACCCACCGAAGGGGGTTACCGTCGCGGTGCGTGGTCAGGTAGACCCATTTAATGAAATCTTCAGTGGGATTCTGCAGGGGCTGATTATCGCTGTGGTGGTTATTTTCCTGCTGTTGTTTGGTTATTTTCAATCGTTTCGGCTGGCGTTGATCTCCATGATCCCACTGCCCGCCATTCTGGTGGGTGTGCTGGGGCTGTTGCTGCTCACCGGTTCCACGATTAACCTGCAATCGTTCATGGGTGCCATCATGGCCGTCGGGGTGGGCACAGCGAACGCGATTCTGCTGGTCACTTTTGCAGAGCGGGCACGCATGGAAGGTCAATCGGCACTGGAGGCTGGTATTTCAGGTGCCCGCGGACGGGTGCGGGCAATCATCATGACCAGTGCCGCAATGATCGCGGGAATGGTGCCAATGGCGTTGGGAATCGGTGAAGGTGGCGACCAGGTGGCCCCACTGGGCCGTGCGGTGATTGGTGGGTTGTTTTTTGCAACTTTAACCACGCTGTTTGTGCTGCCGGCTGCCTTCGGCATGATCATGCACGGGGCCTCCCGCCAATCAGCATCGCTCAGCCCGTTTGATCCTGCCAGCCCACGTTATTACACTGCCACTGGAATTTCGAATCAGGGAGGTCACTAA
- a CDS encoding efflux RND transporter periplasmic adaptor subunit — protein MPRKLYSLLFIFLSPLLTSGCKKQPPVAVAPTEAGKITTVRPEKKAVVRLVEQPGTIEAYEEIELHAKLPGFVGKLAEDPNKKEASSHDLTIDIGSKVLKNQILAELDIPEVEEDFIQKTAFVVQAEAHVIQAEKAAEAAKAGVDSGRAILAETSASLQKSKALFERWESEYARVEKLVANGVIDSQTRDETLNQFKAAQANLAEAEAKVKSSAAMVNKLDADFEKAIADITAAKAHVDVAKSDARRADAMRKYTTIRAPFDGIITRRTINRRDFVKADAKQGVFAIARVDPVRVVFHFPENDAGLVEVGQEIDIRLPNQQTVSGKISRTSWSLAPSSRTLRAEVDLSNGKQELRPGMYVHAALKVTLPAQWAVPSSALIKINEELSFYLIEGGKAVRVLAKPGRGDGKTTQVLEYKRLGATAWQPITGNESIASPANLVSDGQTVP, from the coding sequence ATGCCTCGGAAGTTATATAGCTTGTTGTTTATTTTTTTAAGTCCTTTGCTGACAAGTGGTTGTAAAAAACAACCCCCGGTGGCGGTAGCACCTACAGAAGCTGGAAAAATCACCACGGTGCGGCCAGAGAAAAAAGCAGTTGTGCGTCTGGTGGAACAACCTGGCACCATCGAAGCGTATGAAGAAATCGAGCTGCACGCCAAATTACCGGGTTTTGTGGGTAAACTGGCTGAAGATCCAAACAAAAAAGAAGCATCCAGCCACGATCTGACGATTGATATTGGCAGCAAAGTCCTGAAAAACCAGATTCTGGCTGAACTGGATATTCCAGAAGTGGAAGAAGATTTCATCCAGAAAACGGCTTTTGTAGTTCAGGCGGAGGCCCACGTGATCCAGGCAGAGAAGGCTGCCGAGGCTGCGAAAGCCGGTGTAGATTCCGGGCGTGCGATTCTGGCCGAAACTTCGGCATCGCTGCAGAAAAGTAAAGCACTTTTCGAACGTTGGGAATCTGAGTATGCCCGCGTGGAAAAACTGGTTGCCAACGGTGTCATTGACAGTCAGACACGCGACGAAACGTTGAATCAATTCAAAGCAGCCCAGGCAAATCTGGCGGAAGCGGAGGCCAAAGTCAAATCGTCTGCGGCAATGGTCAACAAACTGGATGCCGATTTTGAAAAAGCGATTGCTGATATCACGGCAGCGAAAGCCCACGTGGATGTGGCAAAGAGTGATGCACGGCGGGCCGATGCAATGCGAAAATACACCACCATCCGGGCACCTTTTGATGGTATCATCACTCGCCGCACGATCAACCGCAGGGATTTTGTGAAGGCGGATGCCAAACAAGGAGTTTTTGCGATTGCCCGCGTCGATCCTGTTCGTGTGGTGTTTCATTTCCCTGAAAATGATGCCGGGTTGGTGGAAGTGGGGCAAGAAATCGACATTCGGCTGCCCAATCAGCAGACCGTCAGCGGTAAAATTTCACGCACCTCATGGTCACTGGCACCTAGTTCCCGCACGCTGCGTGCCGAGGTGGACCTCAGCAACGGCAAACAGGAATTGCGGCCCGGCATGTATGTGCATGCCGCACTGAAAGTCACATTGCCCGCACAATGGGCGGTGCCGTCGTCCGCACTCATTAAAATTAATGAGGAACTCTCATTTTATCTGATTGAAGGCGGGAAAGCAGTCCGGGTGCTGGCCAAACCGGGGCGGGGGGATGGTAAAACAACGCAAGTCCTTGAATACAAAAGACTTGGGGCAACTGCCTGGCAACCGATTACGGGCAACGAAAGCATTGCCAGCCCCGCAAACCTGGTCAGCGACGGTCAAACGGTGCCTTGA
- the pstS gene encoding phosphate ABC transporter substrate-binding protein PstS: MFSQSVNTRLLVRSVGAAFLLTGIAFLYGCSSDSKTNVEPVKRLEGGGATFVNPIMQAWSADRKNKGVIEINYQSNGSGFGITNMTKGTLHFGCSDAPMQQSELDAATKMNGEVLHIPTTMAAVAIIYNLEGFTGDLKLDGNVLSAIYLGKITRWNDPAITKLNPGAKLPESEIVPVYRAESSGTTFIFTDYLSKAAPSTFGAEIGANKLPAWPKVGLGQKGNGGIAGHVTRNPNCIGYVELSYAKESKLPTASLINRKGKAVQPTPEAVSAAAEAAMSLPQTGNYALHKLTYALTDVDADAAYPICGMSFAVLYKKQPAEILTPLRDFLKWATTEGQAFAPELHYAPLPAPLQKAIGARLDEMVAE; this comes from the coding sequence ATGTTTTCACAATCCGTGAATACCCGCCTGCTGGTGCGCTCTGTGGGTGCCGCATTTCTGTTGACAGGCATTGCATTTCTGTACGGCTGCAGTTCCGACTCGAAAACCAATGTGGAACCAGTCAAGCGACTGGAAGGTGGCGGGGCAACCTTCGTCAACCCGATCATGCAGGCCTGGAGTGCGGACCGGAAGAACAAGGGCGTTATTGAAATTAATTACCAGTCGAACGGTTCTGGCTTCGGCATCACGAATATGACGAAAGGCACACTGCATTTTGGCTGTTCAGACGCACCGATGCAGCAAAGTGAACTGGATGCCGCTACGAAAATGAATGGTGAAGTCCTGCACATTCCCACCACGATGGCTGCAGTGGCGATTATTTACAATCTGGAAGGCTTTACCGGCGATCTGAAGCTGGATGGGAACGTCCTGTCGGCAATCTATCTGGGTAAAATCACCCGCTGGAACGATCCTGCAATTACCAAACTGAACCCTGGTGCGAAACTGCCGGAATCGGAAATTGTGCCGGTCTATCGTGCTGAAAGCAGTGGTACCACGTTCATTTTCACCGATTATCTGTCGAAAGCAGCCCCCAGCACCTTTGGTGCGGAAATTGGTGCCAATAAACTGCCCGCCTGGCCAAAAGTGGGCCTCGGTCAGAAAGGGAACGGTGGGATCGCTGGCCACGTTACCCGTAACCCGAACTGCATCGGTTATGTGGAACTTAGCTATGCCAAAGAAAGCAAATTGCCCACCGCGAGCCTGATTAATCGCAAAGGCAAAGCAGTACAACCCACTCCGGAAGCAGTGTCTGCTGCTGCCGAAGCCGCAATGAGCCTGCCACAAACCGGTAACTATGCTCTGCACAAACTGACTTATGCACTCACTGACGTGGATGCGGATGCTGCTTACCCCATCTGTGGGATGAGCTTTGCGGTGCTTTACAAAAAGCAGCCTGCAGAGATTCTGACCCCCCTGCGGGATTTCCTGAAATGGGCAACCACCGAAGGCCAGGCATTTGCACCAGAATTACATTACGCACCTCTGCCAGCACCGTTGCAAAAGGCAATTGGTGCTCGACTGGATGAAATGGTTGCTGAATAA
- the pstC gene encoding phosphate ABC transporter permease subunit PstC, which produces MSSSRDSDDYYSPKSQDPHPLPSAGAAQTTGKLGDLIFRFICQSCAIFIILIAFLLVVMLVRDSWPLLMNASKYQVFTGTTWDPNPDPPKYGIWTFVYGTLASSLIAMLLAVPFGVGAAAYLSEIASPGVRKITSFLVELLASIPSVVYGFWGLKFLSPYLNTLYETLGLESRSSGQGIVAAGIILAIMILPYITAISFDVLRAVPSAQRQASLALGASRWQMIWGVALPYARPGIIAACFLALGRAIGETMAVTMLIGNVRHIKVALTATGDSMASVIANQLNEASSDHHVSALIAMGLFLLLITVTMNVIARLLVRRMSNPKRITRKFSPITLQAGADGTHTKLVFSAKARHRAAVINKIMTVVLSIMTFLTVLPLFLILGYICVKGVNALNWSFFTQLPANGGLLHAIVYSGIMVALATIVAVPIALCTAIYLHEYHRSWLVKPVRFIAEILGGIPSIIIGVFVYSMCVSPTWIVDLFGYTPLQASRMFGFSAWSGVVALAIMMLPVVIRSAEESMRLVPGSLRQASYALGASRYQTVLRVILPAALPAIVTGILLASGRIAGETAPLLMTANGSEFWPNGLTDKAPFLPYYIYTYALDSSPDLQRQAWAAAFVLLTFVLVMNICIRLASGRRLVSASRAD; this is translated from the coding sequence ATGAGCAGTTCTCGCGATTCGGATGATTACTACAGCCCTAAATCACAAGATCCCCACCCACTGCCATCTGCGGGTGCTGCTCAGACCACGGGCAAATTGGGCGATCTGATTTTTCGATTCATTTGCCAGTCGTGTGCGATTTTCATCATTCTGATCGCGTTTCTGCTGGTGGTGATGCTGGTTCGGGATTCCTGGCCATTGTTGATGAATGCGAGCAAATACCAGGTCTTTACCGGTACTACTTGGGATCCCAATCCTGACCCACCGAAATATGGGATTTGGACATTTGTTTACGGCACGTTGGCCAGTTCGCTGATTGCGATGCTGCTTGCCGTACCATTCGGCGTGGGTGCGGCGGCGTACCTGTCCGAAATTGCCAGCCCAGGGGTGCGAAAAATCACCAGTTTTCTGGTGGAACTGCTCGCATCGATCCCCAGCGTTGTGTATGGGTTCTGGGGTCTGAAATTTCTGTCCCCTTATCTGAACACACTTTATGAAACTCTAGGCCTTGAAAGCAGATCATCGGGTCAAGGAATCGTGGCTGCTGGTATTATTCTGGCAATCATGATTTTACCTTATATTACTGCTATCAGCTTCGATGTGCTGCGGGCGGTGCCCTCCGCCCAACGCCAGGCATCGCTGGCACTGGGGGCAAGTCGCTGGCAGATGATCTGGGGCGTAGCACTGCCATACGCCAGACCAGGGATTATTGCTGCCTGTTTCCTGGCATTGGGGCGAGCAATTGGCGAAACCATGGCCGTTACCATGCTGATTGGAAATGTTCGCCACATTAAAGTGGCACTAACGGCGACCGGTGATTCGATGGCGTCTGTGATTGCCAATCAGTTGAACGAGGCCAGCTCCGACCACCATGTTTCTGCACTGATTGCAATGGGTCTCTTCCTGCTGCTGATCACCGTGACCATGAACGTGATTGCCCGCTTGCTGGTGCGTCGGATGTCGAATCCGAAAAGAATCACCCGCAAGTTCAGCCCGATTACTCTGCAGGCGGGCGCGGATGGCACCCACACTAAACTGGTATTTTCTGCCAAGGCACGTCACCGTGCAGCAGTGATCAACAAAATCATGACGGTTGTTCTCAGCATCATGACCTTTTTGACGGTGTTGCCACTGTTCTTAATTCTCGGCTATATCTGCGTGAAAGGGGTGAATGCACTCAACTGGAGCTTCTTTACGCAGTTACCCGCCAATGGGGGGTTATTGCACGCAATTGTCTACAGCGGAATCATGGTTGCTCTCGCTACGATCGTCGCCGTCCCGATTGCCTTGTGTACCGCGATATACCTGCACGAGTACCATCGCAGTTGGCTGGTAAAACCAGTGAGATTTATTGCCGAAATTCTGGGTGGGATCCCATCGATTATTATCGGGGTATTTGTTTACTCGATGTGCGTCAGCCCCACCTGGATTGTTGATCTGTTCGGTTACACACCCTTGCAGGCGTCGCGGATGTTTGGATTTTCCGCCTGGTCTGGAGTGGTGGCTCTGGCGATCATGATGCTGCCAGTGGTGATCCGATCTGCGGAGGAATCGATGCGGTTGGTGCCTGGTTCCCTTCGGCAGGCGAGTTACGCTTTAGGTGCGTCCCGCTATCAGACGGTGTTGCGGGTCATTTTACCCGCTGCACTCCCTGCAATTGTGACTGGTATTCTGCTGGCTTCCGGTCGGATTGCGGGGGAAACTGCCCCATTGTTGATGACTGCGAATGGTTCTGAATTCTGGCCGAATGGACTGACGGATAAGGCACCATTTCTGCCATACTACATCTATACCTATGCACTGGATTCTTCGCCAGACCTCCAGCGACAGGCGTGGGCCGCCGCATTCGTACTGCTGACCTTTGTTCTTGTAATGAACATATGTATACGCCTAGCTTCCGGTCGCCGATTGGTCAGTGCCAGTCGGGCTGACTAA
- a CDS encoding ATP-binding protein — protein sequence MYWRLLITFVAFSICVTTIIAGVVLQSVHGRWYPELFTETLPIIVLSGLLSLLPAWILNRMMKHAFSDLKAGALQLAEGNYQYRVLGGPWSEARQLATTFNLMSDQIEVQFKTLENDRKQLRTLLGGMIEGVIAIDQEQRIQFANGAAGRMLEFDPIGTVDRLIWEVVRIPALATAVAGVWQSKEPRRENIDIRGLNPRFLTAYIALLPPDDAPGVVMVLHDTSELRRLERLRQDFVANVSHELKTPLAVIKACVEALQDGAKDEPDACNMFLMQLDDQANRLEQLILDLISLARIQSGEETFEFKRLDLVSVVHSCRQRHTQRALAKNMQFEEQLPTSPLSIWGDEDAVQEIIDNLVDNAVKYTQAGGKIRLELSQQQGFAVIRVVDNGPGIPARDLPRIFERFYRVDKARSRELGGTGLGLSIVKNLVQTMQGKVDVESQLGVGTTFRVCFPISELVGTS from the coding sequence ATGTATTGGCGTCTGCTGATTACCTTCGTGGCCTTTTCGATCTGTGTCACCACGATTATTGCTGGTGTGGTGCTGCAATCGGTGCACGGTCGCTGGTACCCGGAACTTTTTACTGAAACCCTGCCAATAATTGTTCTGTCCGGCCTGTTGTCGCTGCTGCCCGCGTGGATACTTAACCGGATGATGAAACACGCCTTTTCCGACCTGAAAGCGGGGGCGTTACAACTTGCGGAAGGGAATTATCAGTACCGGGTACTGGGTGGACCGTGGAGCGAAGCCAGACAACTGGCCACCACCTTCAATCTGATGAGTGACCAGATTGAAGTACAGTTTAAAACGCTGGAAAACGACCGTAAGCAGCTTCGCACCCTGCTGGGTGGGATGATTGAAGGCGTGATTGCGATTGACCAGGAACAGCGGATCCAATTTGCGAATGGTGCCGCTGGCCGGATGCTCGAATTCGATCCGATCGGCACGGTTGATCGCCTGATCTGGGAAGTCGTGCGGATTCCCGCCCTGGCAACCGCAGTGGCGGGGGTGTGGCAATCAAAAGAGCCCCGCCGTGAAAATATCGACATCCGTGGGTTGAATCCCCGATTTTTGACCGCCTACATTGCTCTGTTGCCACCCGATGATGCCCCCGGCGTAGTGATGGTGTTGCACGACACCTCCGAATTGCGTCGACTGGAACGACTGCGACAGGATTTTGTGGCCAACGTGTCCCACGAACTGAAGACCCCACTCGCAGTGATTAAGGCGTGCGTCGAGGCACTGCAGGATGGTGCTAAAGATGAACCAGATGCGTGCAACATGTTTCTGATGCAACTGGACGATCAGGCAAATCGACTGGAACAACTGATTCTCGACCTGATCAGCCTTGCCCGTATTCAGTCTGGTGAAGAAACGTTCGAATTCAAGCGACTGGACCTGGTCAGTGTGGTGCATTCCTGTCGCCAGCGTCATACGCAGCGGGCACTGGCAAAAAATATGCAGTTTGAGGAGCAATTGCCCACCAGCCCATTGTCCATCTGGGGCGATGAGGATGCAGTGCAGGAAATTATCGATAACCTGGTCGACAATGCGGTCAAATACACGCAGGCGGGTGGTAAGATTCGGCTGGAACTGTCGCAGCAGCAAGGGTTTGCGGTAATTCGGGTGGTGGATAACGGCCCCGGAATCCCCGCACGCGACCTGCCACGGATCTTTGAGCGGTTCTACCGTGTGGATAAGGCACGCTCCCGCGAACTGGGTGGGACTGGCCTGGGGCTGTCGATTGTCAAAAATCTGGTACAGACAATGCAGGGAAAGGTGGATGTGGAAAGCCAATTGGGGGTCGGCACCACCTTTCGGGTCTGTTTTCCGATTTCAGAATTGGTCGGAACTTCATGA
- the pstB gene encoding phosphate ABC transporter ATP-binding protein PstB has translation MTVIFSDIFTQRGNNTAVVPELAEAKAKFVCEKVNFWYPGKQALFDINLTVPERSVLALIGPSGCGKSTFLRLLNRMNDLIDGCTVEGRIDLDGVPVYGSQTNLVDLRRRVGMVFQKSNPFPKSIYENVVYGPRVAGVRDRDLLDHTVARCLRQAALWDEVKDRLHASALELSGGQQQRLCIARALATDPEILLMDEPASALDPKSTSKIEDLITEELKKAYTIIIVTHNMQQAARVSDYTAFFYEGRLVESGRTPQIFTKPNLKETEDYITGRFG, from the coding sequence GTGACTGTTATCTTTTCGGATATCTTCACCCAACGTGGCAACAACACCGCTGTGGTGCCGGAATTGGCGGAAGCCAAGGCCAAATTTGTCTGCGAGAAGGTCAATTTCTGGTACCCGGGCAAACAGGCACTGTTTGATATCAACCTGACCGTACCGGAACGCTCGGTACTGGCACTGATCGGTCCATCGGGCTGTGGCAAATCGACATTCTTACGATTGCTAAACCGTATGAATGACCTGATAGATGGCTGTACCGTGGAAGGTCGCATCGATCTGGATGGCGTGCCCGTTTATGGCTCCCAGACCAATCTGGTGGATCTCCGTCGACGGGTGGGGATGGTTTTTCAGAAATCGAACCCGTTTCCCAAATCAATTTATGAGAATGTGGTGTATGGCCCACGTGTTGCAGGAGTGCGGGATCGCGATCTGCTTGACCATACGGTTGCCCGCTGTCTGCGACAGGCCGCTCTTTGGGACGAAGTGAAAGATCGCCTGCACGCATCCGCACTGGAACTTTCCGGTGGGCAGCAGCAACGCCTTTGTATTGCCCGTGCCCTGGCCACCGATCCGGAAATTCTGTTGATGGATGAGCCCGCCAGTGCCCTGGATCCGAAGTCCACTTCCAAAATTGAAGACCTGATCACGGAAGAACTGAAAAAAGCCTACACAATCATCATTGTTACCCACAATATGCAGCAGGCAGCCCGCGTTTCGGATTATACGGCGTTCTTTTATGAAGGTCGGCTGGTAGAAAGCGGTCGCACCCCGCAGATTTTCACTAAACCGAATTTAAAGGAAACCGAAGACTACATTACTGGTCGTTTCGGTTGA
- the phoU gene encoding phosphate signaling complex protein PhoU codes for MSKHLQRDLEQLQREIVGFASMVEDAISKSVQSLSDRDQKLAEEVIHGDEQIDAMENHVLEDCLKILALHQPVATDLRRITSIFMISTDLERMGDLARHIAEVAISVKSASMEIPPKMLHMADLCTSMVRQALDSYVNLDQQLARRVVRMDDEADRYNDDMIVELMRLMKQSPDHIEPGMQLFAATRNLERIADHATNIAEDVIYLVEGEIVKHRPDAIGKD; via the coding sequence ATGTCAAAGCATTTGCAGCGGGATCTGGAACAGTTACAACGCGAAATCGTGGGCTTCGCCAGCATGGTTGAAGATGCCATTTCCAAGAGTGTCCAAAGTCTGTCCGACCGCGATCAGAAACTGGCGGAAGAGGTAATCCATGGCGATGAGCAGATCGATGCCATGGAGAACCATGTGCTGGAAGACTGTTTGAAAATTCTGGCCCTGCACCAGCCGGTGGCTACCGATCTTCGACGTATCACCAGTATTTTCATGATCAGCACCGATCTGGAACGGATGGGCGATCTGGCACGCCACATTGCCGAAGTGGCAATCAGTGTGAAATCCGCCTCCATGGAGATCCCACCGAAAATGCTGCATATGGCCGATTTATGCACATCCATGGTGCGGCAGGCACTCGATTCGTACGTCAATCTCGATCAGCAACTCGCACGTCGCGTGGTGCGGATGGATGATGAGGCGGATCGTTATAATGATGATATGATTGTTGAACTGATGCGGCTGATGAAGCAATCCCCCGATCATATTGAGCCAGGGATGCAGTTATTTGCCGCCACCCGCAACCTGGAACGGATTGCGGACCATGCTACGAACATTGCGGAAGATGTCATCTACCTGGTGGAAGGTGAGATCGTGAAACATCGCCCGGATGCGATTGGAAAGGATTAG